GGGCTTGGGACCGACCAGCACGATCTTCACCGGACCCATGTTGACTCCCCAATGTGTACGAGCCTGCCAACAGATTTTCAGCGCGGCGTTCATCGCCCACGTCGAGCTCACTTACGACGATGACGCCACCAAGAACGCCTTGTGCGAACCGATTCACCTGCCCGGCAACCCGCTGGACTGGCTGACGATGAGCGTGATCGAGCACCGCAACCAGATCAACTGGTTCGCCGAACCCGAGCTCATGGAGTGGTTGCACTCCTCACGGCTCAACGCGATCCGCGCCATGATGGCACCGGTGATGGAACGCCCGCGCGTTCGTCAGCGGGTCTTCGATGCCATCTCGGGTCAGCTGCGGGCGGCCAACGACAAGCTTGCCGACCTTCTCGCGGCCGAGAGTCCCGCTCACGCGGCGGCCGGCTCCGCGCCGTAGGGTTCCTCCCCCTCCGGGCCGAACTTCGCACCGGTCCTGGCCAGGCGGCGCTCGAACAGTCGCTGCAACGGTGTGGCGACGAACGTGGTGATGATCGTCATGACCGCCAGAATCGTGTAGAGCTTGCCGGAGATCAGCCCCGCTTCCAGACCGATATTCAGCAGGATGAGCTCCATCAAACCGCGGGCGTTGGCCAATGCTCCCATCGAACCCGCCTCGTACCAGCTCATGCCCTGCCAGCGCGCCGCCAGACCGACGGCACCGAACTTCGCGGCGAACGACACGACCAGGACGATGCCCGCCATCAGCAGCGTCGACGAGTCGAAGATCAGCGTCAGTTGAGTGTTGAGTCCCGAATAGATGAAGAACGCCGGAAGCAGCAGGTAGGCCACCAGCGGCTCGAACCGCTCACGGATCGCATCCAGGAACGCACCGCGGGGCATCACTATGCCCGCCACGAAAGCGCCGAAGACGGAATAGATTCCGACCAGATCGGTGAACCAGCTCGCGGTGAGTACGACGAGGAGCACGATGCTCGTATGCGCGATCGGTAGGCCGCCGGTGCGTTCGACGTCGGCACGTGGTGGTGTCCAGGTCTCCAGCCGGCGCAGCAGTGGCCGGCCGACATAGATCATCAACAGCAGGTAGGCGATTCCACCTCCGATGGCCAGAATCGCACCGGACACATGACCTTTCGCTGTCGCGACCACGGTCGCCAGCAGTATCCATGAGCAGGCGTCGTCTATTGCGGCGCAGGACAACGCCATGGTCCCCAGCCGGGTTTTGAGCAGTCCGGAGTCGTACACGATCCACGCGAGCATCGGGAAGGCGGTGATGGCCACCGCAGCAGCCACGAAGAGACCGCCCTGCCAGTGCGCGACCTTGTCGGTGAAGTAGCCGCCGAGGCTCACCATCACCCAGCCCAGGACGCCTCCGAGGATCAGGGGTATCCCGATGCCGGTGGCGGCGGTGGCGCCCGCCTGCCGGGAGTGGGCTCCCAGGATGCTCAGCTGGAACGAGGACCCCACGAGGAACATGTACAGGACCAGGCCCAGCTGGCCGACGACATAGATGACCGTGAGGTTGGGGTGCACGATCGTCTCGGCGCCGATCGTCAGCTTGGCGGGAAAGAGCCACTGCTGTGCGGCGGGCCAGATCCAGCCCAAAACCGAAGGCCCGAGCAGGAAGCCGGCGACCATGATGGCGACGACCTGTACCTGGGCCAGCCTGCGGAACACCGGCCACAGCAGCCGGTAGGTCAGCAGGATGACGGCGATCTGCAGGAAGAAGTGGTAGGCGACGTTCAGCAGGGAGGGCATGCGGGTCAGCCCTTGTCCGACCATCGGAAGATGTAGAGGCAGGCCATCAGACCGCCGATGCTCCACGCGGCCAGCACCAGGAAGATGCGCCCGTGCTCCCAGCTGCCGGCCGGCTCGAAGGCAACCATCTGCGCGGGCAGCAGCACCGAGCGAAATCCCTGCGCCATCCACTTGACCGGGAAGATGGACCCGACGATCAACATCCAGGTCGGCAACGCCATCAATGGCACATAGGTGCCCGACACGAACTGCAGACCGACGGCCGGCCCGTTCGTCATGACCGCCGCGGAGACGGCGTTGCCGGCGAAGTTGCTCACCAGGATGCCGAGCAGCGAGCAGCTGATGATGCCCAAGACGAACACCCAGGCCAGCGTGAACCATGCGTACACGTCGGTAGGCAGTTCAAGCTGAAAAGCCACCACTCCCAAGGCCACGAGTACGACCGCCTCGGCGAGGCTGGCGATGGCAACCAACATGATCTTGCCGATGAAGTACGACGATGCGGTGGCCGGCGTCCCGCGCAGCCGCCGAAGAGCACCGGTTTCCCGGTCGGCCGCGATACCGATGCCGAGGTTGATGAACGACGTGGAGAGGATGCCGTAGGCCAGCATGCTGGCGGCGATCACCGCGCCGGTACTCGTCTGCGTACCAGGGATCTTCGCGGAGAAGATGGACCCCAGCAGAACGCAGATGATCGCCGGCATCGAGAACGTCAGGACCACTTGCTCAGGACGCCGATAGAACATCTTCAGCTCGGGGATGACCCGCGAGAACCCGATTCGTACGGCGGACGGCAGGGCTGCTCCCGGCGCAGCGCCGCGATGGCGTGGCTGCGCCCCGTTACGCGGGTTGAGTCGACCGTCATCACGCCATCCCGATCAGTTGCAGGTAGGCGTCCTCGAGGGTGGGCCTGGTGACGGTCAGCTGAACCAGCTCGGTGCCGTCGGCGGACTGTTGCCTGATGAACTCGGTCGGGTGGTCGGTGTGCTCCACGCGCAGCTGGTCACCGTCCATCCACTGCACCGTCGCCGCCGTGTTGACGTGGGCGGTCAGCCGGGCCGGGGAATCGACGGCGGCCACTCGGCCACCGGCCACCACGGCGACCCGATCCGCCAGTGCGGCAGCTTCTTCCAGATAATGGGTCGTCAGGAGGATGGTCGTGCCGTCGCCGGCCAGGAGCCTGATGAGGTCCCAGAACTGGCGCCGTGCTTCCGGATCGAATCCGGTGGTCGGCTCGTCGAGGAAGAGGAGCTCCGGTTCGGCGATGATGCCCAGCGCGACGTCGAGGCGGCGACGCTGCCCTCCCGACAGTGTCCGGACCCGCGAACCGGCGCTGGACGCCAAGCCGACAAGCTCGAGCAGTTCTTCGGGAACCCGGGCCCGCCCCTCGCCGTAGCATTTCGCGAACATCCGCACTGTTTCCAGCACCGTGAGAACCCCGAAGTCGCTGGTCTCCTGCAAGACGATGCCGATTCTGGCACGCCAGCTGCGCCCCGCATCTGCAGGATCTTCACCGAGGACCGCAACCCGCCCCGAGTCGCGCTTGCGGTGCCCTTCGAGAATCTCGATGGTGGTGGACTTTCCCGCGCCGTTGGGCCCGAGGATCGCGAAGATCTCGCCGTAGCCGACCTCGAGATCGAGATCGTGAACCGCCTGCAGCCGTCCATACGACTTGGACAGTCCCTCGACCTGGACGGCCGATGAGGCCGTCATGAGAAGGCTTCTCCGGCATCGGATTCGGACTCGTTCTCCAGCTGCGCGAGAAGCTCCTGCAGTTCGGCGTCGGACAGCTCGGCCATGAGTTGGTCCAGCTCGTCGTCGAGGTCCGACGCCTCGGCCGCCGGTGCCGATTCGGTGGTCGATGCGGCGACGTCACCATGAATGAAGTGCAACTCGGCGAGCACCCGATCGGCCAGTGAGTTCACGCTCACGCCACGAAGGATCTCGAGCACCGGCAGGTCGATCGAGAAGGTCATGTTGATCCGCACTCGGAACTCCATCGCCATCATGGAATCCAGGCCGATATCTTCGAGCATGTCATCCGGCTCGAAATCCTCTATGGCACAGTCGAAGACAGCCGCAACAATCTCCCGCAGCCGATCAGCGATGACAGCAGGGCGGTCGGCTTCGGGAGTCGTCGCGAGCATCATGAGTACCGAACCATCGGACTCGCCTGCGCCGGGCGCGGTTTCGGCGTTCCCGAGATCGGCGAACATCATCGGCAGCCGGCTGCCGAGACCGGCTTGGCGGGCCCGGCCCCAGTCCGCGCTGATGGCGACGACGTCGGGCGGTTGTTGGTTGATCAGCCGGTCCAGGATCAAGGCACCCACCGCGGGGGTGATGAGTTCGATGCCCCGTGCAGCGTAGAGCTTTTCGAGGTTGAGCTCTTCCACCATCCCCACCGACCAGGGCCCCCACCCAATCGTGAGCGCCGGCAGACCCTGCTGCCGGCGATAGTGCGCGAATGCGTCGAGGAAGGCGTTGGCTGCTGCATAGTTGCCCTGCCCCGGCGAGGCGATCGTCGATCCGGCGGAGCCGAACATCACGAAGAACTCGAGCTCGTGGCCTTTCAGGGCGTCGTGCAGCACGCGGGCGCCGGTCACCTTGGGCGCCATCACCGCGGTGAAGTCGTCTTCGCCGATGTTCACCAGCAGTTGGTCATGGACCGATCCGGCGGCATGGACGATTCCTCGCACCGGGCGCGCGCCGCCGCGGGCGTGGTCGCGCAACCATTCCGCCACCTGATCTCGGTCGGCGACGTCGATGCTGGCCGTGGTGACGCGCACACCGAGACGTTCGATGTCGACGATCGTCTTGACGGTCTCGTAATGGGCATGCTCTTCGGTGAGGCCGGGCCAGCTGTCCCTCGGCGGGATGACGCTGCGGCCCCACAGCGCGATATGGCGCGCTCCCCGCCCCGCGAGATACGTGGCGACCACCCGGCCCAGAGCGCCGGCACCACCGGTGACGACGTAGGTCGCGTCCGGGCTGAGCTTGGTGGGAAAAGGCCGCGTCAGCTGATCGCACGGCCGCAGACGCGGCACGTAGGTCACGTCGCCGCGGATGGCGATCTGGTCTTCGGGTCCCCCGTTGAAAAGGTGTTCGCAGACCCGGGCCGCGGTCTGGACGTGGTCGTCAGCCGCATCGATGTCGACGAGTCCGCCCCAGTGCTCCGGCAACTCTTGGTGGCCGATGACTCGACCCAGACCCCACACCGCGGCCTGGTCGACACCGCGGAGGTCGGTTCCCGGTGCGGGTTGAGCGTTCGCGGTGACCAGATACAGGCGAGCGTGGTCGCGGGTGCCTTGTCCGGCAAGCGCTTTCGCGAGCCGCAGCGCAGTGAGCACGCCGAGCTGTTGTTTTTCCTCGACCGAACAGGATTCAGTGATGTCCAGCGGCCAGCAGTCGACGATCCCGTGGAGATCGTCATCGACCAATGCGCCGAAGTCTTCCTCAGCGAGGTCTTTTCCGTCGCCGCGTCGGACAACGCGGACGTGATGGCCCCGGCGACGCATCTCTTCGGCGATCGCCGCTCCCACACCAGTGCCGTCGCTGAGGAGCAGCCACGACGTCGGGCCGGTGATACCGGGCTCGTCGCCGGGTGGCTGGTCGTCCATGCGTTGCCACTGAATCTGCAGGACTCCCTTGTCGATTCGATCGGGCGACATGCGCGACGATTCGCTCAACGACTGCACGACGAATCCGGTGATGACCGCGAGCGGTGTACCGCTCGGGTCGGTGATGGTGATGTCGCTTTCGACGTGCGACTTGGTCACCGACACCACGCGAACGTGCACCGTCATCTCCGGCGCGGGTGCGCCGTAGACGGCGAAATGCCGAATCCGGGTGGGCAGGAATGGATCCTCGTTCTCTTCCTGACCGAGGAACGGTGCGCCGAACAGCGCCTGGAATGCCCCGTCGATGAGGGCCGGGTGGAACCGGAATCGCGGCACCTCATCGGCGATCGAGACGGGTACCGCGATGTCGGCGACGGCCCAGTCCTCGCCCGCAGTCACCTTCCGGACGGTCCGGAAGGCGTCTCCGTAGTCGAATCCGATGGACTCGGTGCGAAGGTAGAAGTCGGCGCCGCTGATCGAGACGACCGGCTCTGCACTGCCTGCCGCGGCCAACGGCTTGGGTGCGGGTGGCCGGATGTTGAGTTCGGCCGTTGCGGTGATGGTCCATTTCGGTTCGCCGTCGGCCGTCGCGGTGAACGACGCGAATTCCAGTGTGCCGTCGTCCTCATTGAGGGTGGTCCGCAGGATCGGGTCACACGTCTCGTCGAGGATCACCGCACGATGGAGCACCACATTGTCCACACTGAAGTCCGCGCCATAGACGGCGTTCGCCACCGCCATGCCCATCTCCACGTAGACCGCTCCCGGCACGACCACGCTTCCCTGGACCCGATGGTCGGCGATGAACGGGTTGAACACGGTGCTCAGCTCTGCTTCCCAGGTCGGGTGCAGGGCACTGATCCGCTGTCCGAGAAGGGGATGCACCGGCTTGTAGAACAGGGATTCGGTGGCTTCCCGCGTTTCATTCCAGAAGCGTTTGGTCTGCCACGGGTAGCTCGGCAGCTTCACCGGGCGGGCGCCCTCGCGGTGCTGGAGAGCACCCCACGAAACGTCATGGCCGTTGCAGTGCAGCGTGCCAACGCAATTGAGGAATGTACGGACGTCGTCCTGGTCACGTCGCTGGACCGCGGTCACCGAGACTCTCTGCTGGCCCGCGGTTTCCAAGATTGACGCCGCGAGTGCCGGGTGTGGACCCAGCTCGACGAAGTGGGTGTACCCGTCCTCCACCATTCGCCGGATCCCGGGCTCGAAGAGCACCGTCGCCCGTGTGTTCTGCCACCAGTACGCGGCACCGGCCTGATACCCGTCCAACCGCTCACCGGTGACTGTCGAATACAGCGGCATGGTGGCATCTTTCGACGACATTCCATCGAGCGCGCCCAGTAGGTCGTCTTTGATCGCATCCATGAAATGCGTGTGGTACGGCACTTTCCCGGTGAGATACCGGTTGAAGATGCCGAGCTCGTCCAATTGCGGAGCCAATGCGGCAAGGACATCTGCGTCCCCGGCGACGGTGACCGCGGACGGGCTGTTGATCGCCGCTATCGAGATCCGCCTGCCGAATTCGGCCTGCAGCTGCGGGTCTATAACCCGCATCAGCGAATCCGCGTCCGTCCCGACGGCGAGCATTCGGCCCAGCCCGCTGGTGCGCTGCTGGAGGCGGCTCCGGTGGTAGACGACCTCAACCGCTTGTTCGAAGGTGAGCAGGCCGGCGAGGTGGTGAGCTGCGACTTCGCCTGCACTGTGCCCGATTACGGCGTCCGGGCGAATCCCGTACTGCGCCAGCTGTTCCGCCAGAGCGATCTGGACAGCGAAGTTGGCCGGCTGCGCCACCTCGGTTTCGGTCATCCGCGAGCTTGTCTCGTCACGTCGCAGTTCGTCGATGAGGGACCAACCGGTGTACTGCGCGAGCTCGCGATCGGTGCGCACGATGCTGTCGGTGAAGGCGGGAAGGACGTCGAGAAGTCCCCGGCACATCCGCCACCACTGCGGGCCCATCCCCGTACAGACGAAGGCGAGCTTGGGCGCGGTACCCGCGGTGCGTGCCGAAATCGGACCACCATCGGCCAGGAGTCGCAGTTGTTGTTGTGCATCGTCTTTACTGTCCGCGATGACGACGTGCCGGTAGTTCAGATGTGAGCGGCGCAAGCCCAGCGTGTACTGAAGATCCGCAAGCGTGAGGTCCGGATTCGCGTCGAGATGTCCGGCGAGCCGGTCGGCGGCCGCAACCAGCGCCTCCTCGCTGCGCGCTGAGATCGGAAGCACCGCAGGCACTTGCGGTTCGACCGATTCGGGGCTTGGTGCAACCCTCGGGGGCGGCTCCGCGAGCACAACGTGGGCATTGGTACCGCCGAAGCCGAACGAGTTGACGCCGACGAGCCGTCGCTTGTCGGCGGGGAACGGCCGGCCGGTCGCGGGGACGTCGATCTTGAGTTCACTCAGGGAGACGTGGCGGGTGGGCTCGTTCAGATGCAGGTTGGCGGGTATGTAGCCGTGTTTGGCCACCAGCGCGCCCTTGATCAGCCCGGCGACACCGGCTCCCGCTTCGAGGTGACCGATGTTGGTCTTGATCGACCCGATCAGCAGCGGATCGGCCGGCGGCCGGTCGGCCGTCAGCGCGCTGGCCAGGGCGCGCATCTCGATCGGATCGCCGACGGGCGTTCCGGTGCCATGCGCTTCGACATATCCGATGTCGTTGGCCGCGACGCCGGCTCGCGCCAGGGCCATCCTGATGGCGGCTTCCTGAGCCTCCTGACGCGGCACGGTGATGCCGTCGGTGTGACCGTCCTGCGACACGGCGGTACCGAGGATCTGGGCATAGATGTCGTCGCCGTCGTCGAGCGCTTGGCGCAGCGGTTTGATGACCACGACTGCGCCGCCTTCGCCGCGGGCGTAGCCGTCGGCAGAGTCACTGAATGCTTTGGAACGTCCCTCGGGACTGAGGAATCCGCTCTTGGACTCCGCGATCGCCGTGTTCGGCCCGCCCATGATGTTCACCCCGCCGGCCAGCGCGACGGTGCACTCGCCGTTCCAGATGCTCTGTGCGGCAAGGTGTACGGCGACGAGTGAACCCGAACAGGCCGTGTCGACCGTCACGCTGGGCCCGCGGAAGTCGAATGCGTGCGAGAGCCGGTTGGCCAGCATCGTCATCATCATTCCGGTGGCCGAATGCGCCTTGAACCGGTAGCGACTGGTCCGGCCTTGGTTCTGCAGCAATTGATAGTCGAGGGTGAAGCCGCCGATGAAGACCCCGACGTCGCTTCCGGCGAGACTGTCGGCGGGAAATCCGCCGTCCTCCAGTGCTTCCCACGTCACGTGGAGGAGAAGGCGCTGCTGCGGATCGAGGGAATGCGCCTCGCGGGGCGAGATCCCGAAGAACTGGGGATCGAATTGGTCGATCTCGCTGAGGAACCCGCCGCGGCGGGTCACGATTTTGCCCACCTTGGCCGGATTGGGGTCGTGATAGCGATCGGCGTTCCAGCGCGACTCGGGAACGACACAGGTCGCATCCGTCTCACTGCAGAGCAGGTTCCACAGTCTGTCAACCGAATCAGACCCGCCGGGCAGGCGACAGCCGATACCGACGATGGCCAGCGGCTCGCGGCCGCTGTGATCACTGAGCGTGGTCACCGGTCAGCTCGTCTGAAGGGCGGGCGAGGTGCTGACAATCCAGTCGCTGCTGAGCGGATCGTTTTCCTGCTGCCGGCGGTAAGCGGACCGTAACTCGTGCAGCAGCGGATCCCGTTGCCATTCCTGCACCTGGTGCATGACGTCGTCGTCGCCGAACATCGCCGACTTCTCGGCGAGGACCGTCTCGACCAGCTGCCCGGCCAGCCGGCGCAGCATGTCGGCGTTGGCGTCGAACTGCTCGTCGAAATTCTCGCTCGGGCCCATCATCGCTTTGTGCAGGGTCACCATGAAGTTCAACGGTGAGTACAGGTCGACGAACGGCACAGTGGGAGTTCCGGTTTCGACCGATGCCCACTCGCGGAAGAACTTTTGCACTCGGTTGCTCAGAGCGATCAGCCCGTCGAGATGAGGGACGAAGCCGGGATCATCGGCAAGGCCCACATACCGGCCGTTGACGTACAACAGCCCGATGAATCCCCAATAGAAGGCGACGTCCCAGATTATCTTCGCCGACATCACACTCGGCACGCCCATCAGTGAGTACTGGTCCTGGTACACCGCAAGCCACATCTCGGTGAGCGAGCGGAACAGTGTGTCACTGATCTGCGCGCGCGCGACGACATCGTCACCGTCGAGTTCGCGGGTGATCATGTCGGTGATCAGACCGTTTCCGATCGCGACGAGATCCAGGCCCGACGAGTAGAGCGGATCGAGGAATATGCCCGCGTCGCCGGTCACGCACCAGCGGGCGGTGCCGTCGTAAACCTGAGCCGCGCCGTGGCTGTACTTCTTCATCACGCGGAAGTCCTGGATGTCGTTTGCGTGCTCGTCGACCACAGCTGCGCACTGGGGCTCATGTTCGCGCAGCCAGGCGGTGGCCTTGGCGAGCGTGTTGAAGGTGTCGAATGGGTGGTAGACCGGATCGGCGACGATGCCGACGCTGGTGGCGCCGGACGCGAGGCGGATCAGCCAGACCCAATAGCCCTCGCCCATCAGATGATTGGTGGACAACGCGCGGTCACCTTCGACCAGGCGGCTCTGCCACTCGGGGTCGTCGCTCCACCGGCCGACGTCGATCTCCGTTGCGACGCGGAACCATACGGCGTTGCAATCGTGTGCATTGGCCTGCCGGATATTCAAGTGGCGGGGCAGGAGCCGGGTGCGTCCCGATGCGTCGACCACCCACCGTGCCGTGGTCTTGGTGGTG
This is a stretch of genomic DNA from Mycobacterium sp. ELW1. It encodes these proteins:
- a CDS encoding type I polyketide synthase encodes the protein MTTLSDHSGREPLAIVGIGCRLPGGSDSVDRLWNLLCSETDATCVVPESRWNADRYHDPNPAKVGKIVTRRGGFLSEIDQFDPQFFGISPREAHSLDPQQRLLLHVTWEALEDGGFPADSLAGSDVGVFIGGFTLDYQLLQNQGRTSRYRFKAHSATGMMMTMLANRLSHAFDFRGPSVTVDTACSGSLVAVHLAAQSIWNGECTVALAGGVNIMGGPNTAIAESKSGFLSPEGRSKAFSDSADGYARGEGGAVVVIKPLRQALDDGDDIYAQILGTAVSQDGHTDGITVPRQEAQEAAIRMALARAGVAANDIGYVEAHGTGTPVGDPIEMRALASALTADRPPADPLLIGSIKTNIGHLEAGAGVAGLIKGALVAKHGYIPANLHLNEPTRHVSLSELKIDVPATGRPFPADKRRLVGVNSFGFGGTNAHVVLAEPPPRVAPSPESVEPQVPAVLPISARSEEALVAAADRLAGHLDANPDLTLADLQYTLGLRRSHLNYRHVVIADSKDDAQQQLRLLADGGPISARTAGTAPKLAFVCTGMGPQWWRMCRGLLDVLPAFTDSIVRTDRELAQYTGWSLIDELRRDETSSRMTETEVAQPANFAVQIALAEQLAQYGIRPDAVIGHSAGEVAAHHLAGLLTFEQAVEVVYHRSRLQQRTSGLGRMLAVGTDADSLMRVIDPQLQAEFGRRISIAAINSPSAVTVAGDADVLAALAPQLDELGIFNRYLTGKVPYHTHFMDAIKDDLLGALDGMSSKDATMPLYSTVTGERLDGYQAGAAYWWQNTRATVLFEPGIRRMVEDGYTHFVELGPHPALAASILETAGQQRVSVTAVQRRDQDDVRTFLNCVGTLHCNGHDVSWGALQHREGARPVKLPSYPWQTKRFWNETREATESLFYKPVHPLLGQRISALHPTWEAELSTVFNPFIADHRVQGSVVVPGAVYVEMGMAVANAVYGADFSVDNVVLHRAVILDETCDPILRTTLNEDDGTLEFASFTATADGEPKWTITATAELNIRPPAPKPLAAAGSAEPVVSISGADFYLRTESIGFDYGDAFRTVRKVTAGEDWAVADIAVPVSIADEVPRFRFHPALIDGAFQALFGAPFLGQEENEDPFLPTRIRHFAVYGAPAPEMTVHVRVVSVTKSHVESDITITDPSGTPLAVITGFVVQSLSESSRMSPDRIDKGVLQIQWQRMDDQPPGDEPGITGPTSWLLLSDGTGVGAAIAEEMRRRGHHVRVVRRGDGKDLAEEDFGALVDDDLHGIVDCWPLDITESCSVEEKQQLGVLTALRLAKALAGQGTRDHARLYLVTANAQPAPGTDLRGVDQAAVWGLGRVIGHQELPEHWGGLVDIDAADDHVQTAARVCEHLFNGGPEDQIAIRGDVTYVPRLRPCDQLTRPFPTKLSPDATYVVTGGAGALGRVVATYLAGRGARHIALWGRSVIPPRDSWPGLTEEHAHYETVKTIVDIERLGVRVTTASIDVADRDQVAEWLRDHARGGARPVRGIVHAAGSVHDQLLVNIGEDDFTAVMAPKVTGARVLHDALKGHELEFFVMFGSAGSTIASPGQGNYAAANAFLDAFAHYRRQQGLPALTIGWGPWSVGMVEELNLEKLYAARGIELITPAVGALILDRLINQQPPDVVAISADWGRARQAGLGSRLPMMFADLGNAETAPGAGESDGSVLMMLATTPEADRPAVIADRLREIVAAVFDCAIEDFEPDDMLEDIGLDSMMAMEFRVRINMTFSIDLPVLEILRGVSVNSLADRVLAELHFIHGDVAASTTESAPAAEASDLDDELDQLMAELSDAELQELLAQLENESESDAGEAFS
- a CDS encoding cation:proton antiporter, yielding MPSLLNVAYHFFLQIAVILLTYRLLWPVFRRLAQVQVVAIMVAGFLLGPSVLGWIWPAAQQWLFPAKLTIGAETIVHPNLTVIYVVGQLGLVLYMFLVGSSFQLSILGAHSRQAGATAATGIGIPLILGGVLGWVMVSLGGYFTDKVAHWQGGLFVAAAVAITAFPMLAWIVYDSGLLKTRLGTMALSCAAIDDACSWILLATVVATAKGHVSGAILAIGGGIAYLLLMIYVGRPLLRRLETWTPPRADVERTGGLPIAHTSIVLLVVLTASWFTDLVGIYSVFGAFVAGIVMPRGAFLDAIRERFEPLVAYLLLPAFFIYSGLNTQLTLIFDSSTLLMAGIVLVVSFAAKFGAVGLAARWQGMSWYEAGSMGALANARGLMELILLNIGLEAGLISGKLYTILAVMTIITTFVATPLQRLFERRLARTGAKFGPEGEEPYGAEPAAA
- a CDS encoding ABC transporter permease; the protein is MPSAVRIGFSRVIPELKMFYRRPEQVVLTFSMPAIICVLLGSIFSAKIPGTQTSTGAVIAASMLAYGILSTSFINLGIGIAADRETGALRRLRGTPATASSYFIGKIMLVAIASLAEAVVLVALGVVAFQLELPTDVYAWFTLAWVFVLGIISCSLLGILVSNFAGNAVSAAVMTNGPAVGLQFVSGTYVPLMALPTWMLIVGSIFPVKWMAQGFRSVLLPAQMVAFEPAGSWEHGRIFLVLAAWSIGGLMACLYIFRWSDKG
- a CDS encoding tryptophan 7-halogenase, with product MDAQAQVSQLSRERREALARRIRSRMTQADEPTVDHDVSVVGGGAAALTLALELRRARPTTRVQVIEPHVHPVPEMTHTVGESTVEVSAHYLRDRLGLGDHLSTEQIRKMGLRMFFSVDRNTDIAQRMELGSSSFVPQVTYQIDRGRLENELSRRCLAEGVEITRGRVSAVELSEGRGPHTISVQDGDSTTKTTARWVVDASGRTRLLPRHLNIRQANAHDCNAVWFRVATEIDVGRWSDDPEWQSRLVEGDRALSTNHLMGEGYWVWLIRLASGATSVGIVADPVYHPFDTFNTLAKATAWLREHEPQCAAVVDEHANDIQDFRVMKKYSHGAAQVYDGTARWCVTGDAGIFLDPLYSSGLDLVAIGNGLITDMITRELDGDDVVARAQISDTLFRSLTEMWLAVYQDQYSLMGVPSVMSAKIIWDVAFYWGFIGLLYVNGRYVGLADDPGFVPHLDGLIALSNRVQKFFREWASVETGTPTVPFVDLYSPLNFMVTLHKAMMGPSENFDEQFDANADMLRRLAGQLVETVLAEKSAMFGDDDVMHQVQEWQRDPLLHELRSAYRRQQENDPLSSDWIVSTSPALQTS
- a CDS encoding ABC transporter ATP-binding protein, with protein sequence MTASSAVQVEGLSKSYGRLQAVHDLDLEVGYGEIFAILGPNGAGKSTTIEILEGHRKRDSGRVAVLGEDPADAGRSWRARIGIVLQETSDFGVLTVLETVRMFAKCYGEGRARVPEELLELVGLASSAGSRVRTLSGGQRRRLDVALGIIAEPELLFLDEPTTGFDPEARRQFWDLIRLLAGDGTTILLTTHYLEEAAALADRVAVVAGGRVAAVDSPARLTAHVNTAATVQWMDGDQLRVEHTDHPTEFIRQQSADGTELVQLTVTRPTLEDAYLQLIGMA